One region of Streptomyces sp. NBC_00442 genomic DNA includes:
- the rimI gene encoding ribosomal protein S18-alanine N-acetyltransferase, protein MRWWDIAPVLDLEHELFPEDAWSEGMFWSELAHARGPGATRRYVVAETFDDGERRLVGYAGLAAAGDLGDVQTIAAARDQWGTGLGARLLTDLLKHATAFECDEVLLEVRVDNTRAQKLYERFGFEPIGFRRGYYQPGNVDALVMRLTVQEYVQGTEETD, encoded by the coding sequence ATGCGCTGGTGGGACATCGCGCCCGTGCTCGACCTCGAACACGAACTCTTCCCCGAGGACGCCTGGTCGGAGGGGATGTTCTGGTCCGAACTCGCCCATGCCCGGGGCCCCGGCGCCACCCGCCGTTACGTGGTCGCCGAGACCTTCGACGACGGGGAGCGGCGGCTCGTGGGCTACGCGGGGCTCGCCGCCGCCGGTGACCTTGGCGACGTCCAGACCATCGCCGCCGCCCGCGACCAGTGGGGCACCGGGCTCGGCGCCCGCCTCCTGACCGATCTCCTCAAGCACGCCACCGCCTTCGAGTGCGACGAGGTCCTGCTCGAAGTGCGCGTGGACAACACCCGGGCCCAGAAGCTCTACGAGCGCTTCGGCTTCGAGCCCATCGGGTTCCGGCGCGGCTACTACCAGCCGGGCAATGTGGACGCGCTCGTGATGCGACTGACCGTCCAGGAATACGTCCAAGGAACAGAAGAGACTGACTGA
- a CDS encoding VOC family protein, which produces MTAKITQKITPFLWFDSEAEEAANHYISVFGGDSRVAGITHYAASAPGETGTVMTVEFYLAGQHFIALNGGPQFTFTEALSLAVACEDQEEIDRFWTKLGEGGEEGPCGWLKDKYGLSWQIVPAELPELLGQGAEKTDRVMAAVMGMKKLDLQTLRDA; this is translated from the coding sequence ATGACCGCGAAGATCACCCAGAAGATCACCCCCTTCCTCTGGTTCGACAGCGAGGCGGAGGAAGCCGCCAACCACTACATCTCCGTCTTCGGCGGCGACTCGCGCGTCGCGGGGATCACCCACTACGCCGCCTCGGCGCCGGGCGAGACCGGCACGGTCATGACCGTCGAGTTCTACCTCGCCGGCCAGCACTTCATCGCCCTCAACGGCGGCCCGCAGTTCACCTTCACCGAGGCCCTCTCGCTCGCGGTGGCCTGCGAGGACCAGGAGGAGATCGACCGGTTCTGGACCAAGCTCGGCGAAGGCGGCGAGGAAGGCCCCTGCGGGTGGCTGAAGGACAAGTACGGACTGTCCTGGCAGATCGTTCCGGCCGAACTGCCCGAGCTGCTCGGCCAGGGCGCGGAGAAGACCGACCGGGTCATGGCGGCGGTCATGGGCATGAAGAAGCTCGACCTCCAGACGCTCCGGGACGCGTGA
- a CDS encoding polysaccharide deacetylase family protein, which produces MRKKAVGAALFGLLMIAGCSSGGGGGAAAGATPDGKNGDAPPASSSPRDDAAAIEAAYRKWGLKPFAALPAPPAEKPVKGKPGEVPVVSDIPTKEKIVFVTFDDGAEKDPKFVDMMRDLKIPFTMFLTDDIIRGDYGYFKPLQGLGNSIENHTLSHPNLRTLGEAAQKNEICTQEKKLGKEYGTAPGLFRPPYGNWNENTRAAAKSCDIRAMVLWRESMQITNMQYQRGDKKLHPGDIILAHFRGPKELKGTSMTQMTANMLRHIQEQGFTVARLEDYV; this is translated from the coding sequence GTGCGCAAGAAGGCTGTCGGTGCGGCTCTCTTCGGTCTTCTGATGATCGCGGGCTGTTCCTCGGGCGGCGGCGGTGGCGCTGCGGCCGGCGCGACTCCGGACGGCAAGAACGGGGATGCGCCCCCGGCGTCGTCGTCCCCGCGCGACGACGCGGCTGCCATCGAGGCCGCGTACCGGAAGTGGGGACTCAAGCCCTTCGCGGCGCTGCCCGCGCCGCCGGCCGAGAAGCCGGTGAAGGGCAAGCCGGGCGAGGTGCCGGTGGTGAGCGACATACCCACCAAGGAGAAAATCGTCTTCGTCACGTTCGACGACGGGGCCGAGAAGGACCCCAAGTTCGTCGACATGATGCGGGACTTGAAGATCCCCTTCACGATGTTCCTGACCGACGACATCATCCGCGGCGATTACGGCTACTTCAAACCGCTGCAGGGCCTCGGCAATTCCATAGAGAACCACACGCTCTCGCACCCCAATCTGCGCACGCTCGGCGAGGCCGCGCAGAAGAACGAGATATGCACCCAGGAGAAGAAGCTGGGCAAGGAGTACGGCACGGCACCCGGGCTCTTCCGGCCCCCGTACGGCAACTGGAACGAGAACACGCGCGCGGCCGCCAAGTCCTGTGACATCCGGGCGATGGTGCTGTGGCGCGAGTCGATGCAGATCACCAACATGCAGTACCAGCGCGGCGACAAGAAGCTGCACCCCGGCGACATCATCCTGGCGCACTTCCGTGGCCCCAAGGAACTCAAGGGCACGTCCATGACGCAGATGACGGCGAACATGCTGCGCCACATACAGGAACAGGGCTTCACGGTGGCCCGCCTGGAGGATTACGTCTAA
- a CDS encoding class I SAM-dependent methyltransferase yields MAPHPVRRGPRDPYDTAVTAAPSPAWPTASPRLDDNDGVNDLDTFSLLLADEGRALLASLREYDPSQELAVATRLRREHDAGLVSAALGQARLRQRAVAKFGAADAHRMYFTPNGVEQSTRTSVATHRARAFASRGVRSVADLCCGIGGDALALARAGISVLAVDRDPLTAAVARANAEALGLADLIEVRCADVTDIDTSGYDAVFVDPARRGGRGRIFDPEAYSPPLSWATSAALAAPFAALKIAPGIPHEAIPPQAEAEWISDGGDVKEAVLWFGTGVTPGAVRATLLPSSASLRSAAPLAAPPVGAVGRYLYEPDGAVIRAHLVAEIVERCAGRLIDETIAYVTSDERYVSPYTSAYEITDQLPFNLKKLKALLRERGVGVLTVKKRGSAVEPEEIRRRVKPSGPGAATVFLTRVAGAPTMLIGHPLPPTGAPPQTPLAP; encoded by the coding sequence ATGGCGCCGCATCCTGTCAGGCGCGGCCCCCGCGACCCGTACGACACCGCCGTCACGGCCGCACCATCGCCCGCCTGGCCCACAGCGAGCCCACGACTGGACGACAATGACGGGGTGAACGACCTCGACACCTTCTCCCTCCTGCTGGCCGACGAGGGCCGCGCCCTGCTCGCATCCCTGCGGGAGTACGACCCGTCCCAGGAGCTCGCGGTCGCCACCCGGCTGCGCCGCGAGCACGACGCGGGGCTCGTGTCGGCGGCGCTGGGGCAGGCGCGGCTGCGGCAGCGGGCGGTGGCGAAGTTCGGGGCGGCGGACGCGCACCGGATGTACTTCACGCCCAACGGTGTCGAGCAGTCGACCCGCACCTCGGTCGCCACCCATCGCGCGCGGGCCTTCGCGTCCCGGGGCGTACGCAGCGTCGCGGACCTGTGCTGCGGCATCGGCGGTGACGCGCTGGCGCTCGCGCGGGCCGGGATCTCGGTCCTCGCGGTCGACCGGGACCCGCTCACGGCGGCGGTGGCACGGGCCAACGCGGAGGCTCTGGGCCTCGCGGACCTCATCGAGGTGCGGTGCGCGGACGTGACGGACATCGACACGTCCGGGTACGACGCGGTGTTCGTGGACCCGGCGCGCCGCGGCGGGCGGGGCCGCATCTTCGACCCGGAGGCCTACTCGCCACCCCTGTCGTGGGCGACGTCGGCGGCCCTCGCCGCGCCCTTCGCCGCGCTGAAGATCGCCCCGGGCATCCCGCACGAGGCGATCCCGCCGCAGGCCGAGGCGGAGTGGATCTCGGACGGGGGTGACGTGAAGGAGGCGGTGCTGTGGTTCGGCACCGGCGTGACCCCGGGCGCGGTCCGCGCCACCCTGCTGCCGTCGTCCGCCTCACTGCGGTCGGCGGCGCCGCTCGCCGCGCCGCCGGTGGGGGCGGTGGGGCGCTATCTGTACGAGCCGGACGGCGCGGTCATCCGCGCGCATCTGGTCGCCGAGATCGTCGAGCGGTGCGCGGGGCGTCTGATCGACGAGACGATCGCGTACGTGACGAGTGACGAGCGGTACGTGTCGCCGTACACCTCGGCGTACGAGATCACCGATCAACTCCCGTTCAACCTGAAGAAGTTGAAGGCGTTGTTGCGGGAGCGGGGGGTGGGGGTGCTCACGGTGAAGAAGCGGGGGTCGGCGGTGGAGCCGGAGGAGATCCGGCGCCGCGTCAAGCCCTCCGGGCCCGGTGCGGCGACGGTCTTCCTGACCCGCGTGGCCGGCGCCCCCACCATGCTGATCGGCCACCCCCTCCCCCCAACCGGGGCTCCGCCCCAGACCCCGCTCGCGCCTTGA
- a CDS encoding YciI family protein → MPRYLTMLRIDENNAPEGGPSAELMQRMGELIEEMTKAGVLLDTAGLTGAAEGTRVRWNGGEMTVTDGPFTESKEVVGGYAIIQAKDKAEALEWTKRFLRTHEKEWDITSEVREIAEG, encoded by the coding sequence ATGCCGCGCTACCTGACGATGCTCCGCATCGACGAGAACAACGCCCCCGAGGGCGGCCCGAGCGCCGAGCTCATGCAGCGGATGGGCGAGCTGATCGAGGAAATGACCAAGGCCGGGGTCCTCCTGGACACCGCCGGGCTCACCGGGGCCGCCGAGGGCACCCGGGTCCGCTGGAACGGCGGTGAAATGACCGTCACCGACGGCCCGTTCACCGAGTCCAAGGAGGTCGTGGGGGGATACGCGATCATCCAGGCCAAGGACAAGGCGGAGGCGCTGGAGTGGACCAAGCGCTTCCTCCGGACCCACGAGAAGGAGTGGGACATCACGTCGGAGGTGCGCGAGATCGCGGAGGGCTAG
- the tsaD gene encoding tRNA (adenosine(37)-N6)-threonylcarbamoyltransferase complex transferase subunit TsaD: protein MADEPLVLGIETSCDETGVGIVRGTTLLADAVASSVDTHARFGGVVPEIASRAHLEAMVPTIERALKTAGISARDLDGIAVTAGPGLAGALLVGVSAAKAYAYALNKPLYGVNHLASHICVDQLEHGPLPEPTMALLVSGGHSSLLLAPDITADVRPLGATIDDAAGEAFDKIARVLDLGFPGGPVIDRLAREGDPKAIAFPRGLTGSRDPLYDFSFSGLKTAVARWIEAKRSAGEEVPVRDVAASFQEAVVDVLTRKAVRACKDEGVDHLMIGGGVAANSRLRALAQERCEKAGIRLRVPRPGLCTDNGAMVAALGAEMVARNRPASDLELSADSSLPVTEPHVPGEAGAPGGAHSHAHSHAHSHAHGHDHVHEVGEKNLYS, encoded by the coding sequence ATGGCTGACGAACCGCTCGTACTGGGCATCGAGACCTCCTGCGACGAGACCGGCGTCGGCATCGTGCGCGGGACGACGCTGCTCGCCGATGCCGTGGCCTCCAGCGTGGACACCCATGCCAGGTTCGGCGGCGTGGTCCCCGAGATCGCGTCGCGGGCCCACCTCGAAGCGATGGTGCCGACCATCGAGCGCGCCCTGAAGACCGCAGGGATCTCCGCGCGCGACCTCGACGGCATCGCGGTCACCGCGGGCCCCGGTCTCGCGGGCGCGCTGCTCGTCGGCGTCTCGGCCGCCAAGGCGTACGCGTACGCCCTGAACAAGCCGCTGTACGGGGTCAATCACCTCGCCTCGCACATCTGTGTCGACCAGCTGGAGCACGGGCCGCTGCCCGAGCCGACGATGGCGCTGCTCGTCTCCGGCGGCCACTCCTCGCTGCTGCTCGCCCCCGACATCACCGCGGACGTCCGCCCGCTCGGCGCCACCATCGACGACGCGGCGGGCGAGGCCTTCGACAAGATCGCCCGGGTGCTCGACCTCGGCTTCCCCGGCGGCCCGGTCATCGACCGGCTCGCGCGCGAGGGCGACCCGAAGGCGATCGCGTTCCCGCGCGGCCTCACCGGCTCGCGCGACCCGCTGTACGACTTCTCCTTCTCCGGCCTGAAGACCGCGGTGGCCCGCTGGATCGAGGCCAAGCGGAGCGCGGGCGAGGAGGTGCCGGTGCGGGACGTGGCCGCGTCCTTCCAGGAGGCCGTGGTGGACGTGCTGACCCGCAAGGCCGTACGGGCCTGCAAGGACGAGGGCGTCGACCATCTGATGATCGGCGGCGGCGTGGCCGCCAACTCCCGGCTGCGCGCGCTCGCCCAGGAGCGCTGCGAGAAGGCCGGCATCCGGCTGCGGGTGCCGCGGCCCGGTCTGTGCACCGACAACGGCGCGATGGTCGCCGCGCTCGGCGCCGAGATGGTGGCCAGGAACCGGCCCGCCTCCGACCTGGAGCTCTCCGCGGACTCCTCGCTGCCGGTGACCGAGCCGCACGTACCGGGCGAGGCGGGGGCACCGGGCGGGGCGCACTCCCACGCGCACTCCCACGCGCACTCCCACGCGCACGGCCACGATCACGTGCACGAGGTCGGCGAGAAGAACCTGTACTCATGA
- a CDS encoding polysaccharide deacetylase family protein, giving the protein MQLVRQKGKIRTKAACAVLALAAALLASGCSSEDAGRPGPQAAKQGAAGALSQAEQAKRAEVARLAAVKKWGLAKPPLLAPPAPAIKPKITNRPGFETDGGDSLPPVFTTVPTKDKIVFLTIDDGAEKDPAFLKMMQELRIPYSAFLSDYLVKDDHEYFKKMQGLGVTLNNHTLNHRYMPALSYEEQRHEICDQQDKIGQWAGKRPRLLRPPYGNYNEDTLKAAKSCGITAAPLWAEEAFTDHMEWREWDRDLHPGDIILTHFRGHADWNGTMADMVRQVMKVVTDKGYAVARLEDYV; this is encoded by the coding sequence ATGCAACTAGTACGACAAAAGGGAAAAATCAGAACCAAGGCCGCCTGCGCCGTTCTGGCCCTCGCCGCCGCCCTGCTCGCCTCCGGCTGCTCCTCCGAGGACGCGGGCAGGCCGGGTCCGCAGGCCGCCAAGCAGGGGGCAGCCGGAGCCCTCAGTCAGGCCGAGCAGGCCAAGCGCGCCGAAGTAGCCCGGCTCGCCGCGGTCAAGAAGTGGGGGCTCGCCAAGCCGCCGCTGCTGGCCCCGCCGGCGCCCGCGATCAAGCCGAAGATCACCAACCGGCCGGGGTTCGAGACCGACGGCGGCGACTCGCTGCCGCCCGTCTTCACCACCGTCCCCACCAAGGACAAGATCGTCTTCCTGACGATCGACGACGGCGCCGAGAAGGACCCGGCCTTCCTGAAGATGATGCAGGAATTGCGCATCCCCTACAGCGCGTTCCTCAGTGACTACCTGGTCAAGGACGACCACGAGTACTTCAAGAAGATGCAGGGCCTCGGGGTCACGCTCAACAACCACACCCTCAACCACCGCTACATGCCGGCGCTCTCCTACGAGGAGCAGCGGCACGAGATCTGCGACCAGCAGGACAAGATCGGCCAGTGGGCCGGCAAGCGTCCCCGGCTGCTGCGGCCGCCGTACGGGAACTACAACGAGGACACCCTCAAGGCCGCCAAGTCGTGCGGGATCACGGCCGCCCCCCTGTGGGCGGAAGAGGCGTTCACCGACCACATGGAGTGGCGCGAGTGGGACCGCGACCTGCACCCCGGCGACATCATCCTGACCCACTTCCGCGGACACGCGGACTGGAACGGGACCATGGCCGACATGGTCCGCCAGGTCATGAAGGTGGTCACGGACAAGGGGTACGCCGTGGCCCGGCTGGAGGACTACGTGTGA
- the helR gene encoding RNA polymerase recycling motor ATPase HelR, which translates to MQLSVSGSSSAFDLPDRLAAKADPALIGGDERHFAAIARTLDQTITELSGRLDELRRAPGGIGRAAMDRDIEVHQLTGRLRTLRRFGLDLCLGRIVAADDPEPLYIGRLGLTDSEGRRLLTDWRSPAAEPFFAATHAGPMGLASRRRYRWTAGRISDYWDEVFSADGLEGHAALDDQSAFIASLGTNRSARMHDVLSTIQADQDAIIRAGSRGALVVDGGPGTGKTVVALHRSAYLLYSDPRLGHRRGGVLFVGPHRPYLDYVADVLPSLGEEGVRTCILRDLVTEGADAEEEGDPAVARLKSTADMVGAIEKAVAFYEEPPTGTVTVTTPWCDLRLTADDWAEAFGAPGPGTPHNEGREQVWEALVAILFDRYDGDDVTLDEFRQALRLDRELTDTLAGAWPLLEAADVVGDLWSVPAYLRMCAPWLGPDDVRRLRRADARAWTVSDLPLLDAARQRLGDPETERRRRRHDAVVATERERMSGVIAEIISASDFNSAGDESEGALRMLRGKDLQDTLIDDSALPTAEPDPLAGPFAHVVVDEAQELTDAEWQMLLLRCPSRSFTIVGDRAQARHGFTESWTERLERIGLDRAEVASLSINYRTPQEVMTEAEPVIRAALPDANVPASVRGSGIPVAHGSVADLDSVLETWLAAHADGIACVIGDPGFRATARVRSLSPELSKGLEFDLVVLVDPEGFGTGIEGAVDRYVAMTRATQRLVVLTS; encoded by the coding sequence GTGCAGTTGTCGGTATCTGGATCCTCCAGCGCGTTCGACCTTCCCGACCGTCTTGCCGCCAAGGCCGATCCGGCGCTGATCGGAGGCGACGAGCGGCACTTCGCCGCCATCGCCCGCACCCTCGACCAAACGATCACCGAACTCTCCGGCCGTCTCGACGAGCTGCGCCGGGCACCCGGCGGCATCGGCCGGGCCGCCATGGACCGCGACATCGAGGTCCACCAGCTCACCGGCCGGCTGCGCACCCTGCGCCGCTTCGGCCTCGACCTGTGCCTCGGGCGCATCGTCGCCGCCGACGACCCCGAGCCGCTCTACATCGGCCGCCTCGGGCTCACCGACAGCGAGGGCCGCCGCCTCCTGACCGACTGGCGCTCCCCGGCCGCCGAACCGTTCTTCGCGGCGACCCACGCCGGCCCGATGGGCCTGGCGAGCCGCCGCCGCTACCGCTGGACGGCGGGCCGGATCAGCGACTACTGGGACGAAGTGTTCAGCGCGGACGGACTCGAAGGACACGCGGCTCTGGACGACCAGTCCGCGTTCATCGCGAGCCTCGGCACCAACCGCTCGGCCCGGATGCACGACGTCCTGTCCACCATCCAGGCCGACCAGGACGCCATCATCCGCGCGGGCTCGCGGGGCGCGCTCGTCGTCGACGGCGGCCCCGGCACCGGCAAGACCGTCGTCGCCCTGCACCGCTCCGCCTACCTGCTCTACTCCGACCCGCGCCTGGGCCACCGGCGCGGCGGCGTCCTGTTCGTCGGCCCGCACCGCCCCTACCTGGACTATGTCGCCGACGTACTGCCCAGCCTGGGCGAGGAGGGCGTACGGACGTGCATCCTGCGCGACCTCGTCACGGAGGGCGCCGACGCCGAGGAGGAGGGCGACCCGGCGGTGGCCCGGCTCAAGTCGACCGCGGACATGGTCGGGGCGATCGAGAAGGCCGTCGCCTTCTACGAGGAGCCGCCCACCGGGACCGTGACCGTCACCACCCCCTGGTGCGACCTGCGCCTGACCGCCGACGACTGGGCCGAGGCCTTCGGGGCGCCCGGCCCCGGCACCCCGCACAACGAGGGCCGCGAACAGGTCTGGGAGGCGCTCGTTGCGATCCTCTTCGACCGGTACGACGGCGACGACGTCACCCTCGACGAGTTCCGCCAGGCGCTGCGCCTGGACCGCGAGCTGACCGACACCCTCGCGGGCGCGTGGCCCCTGCTCGAAGCGGCCGACGTGGTCGGCGACCTGTGGTCGGTCCCGGCCTACCTGCGGATGTGCGCGCCCTGGCTGGGCCCCGACGACGTACGCAGGCTGCGACGTGCGGACGCGCGGGCCTGGACGGTGTCCGACCTGCCGCTCCTGGACGCGGCCCGCCAGCGGCTCGGCGACCCGGAGACGGAGCGGCGCAGGCGGCGCCACGACGCGGTGGTCGCCACGGAGCGGGAACGGATGTCGGGCGTCATCGCCGAGATCATCTCGGCATCCGACTTCAACTCGGCGGGCGACGAGAGCGAGGGCGCGCTGAGGATGCTGCGCGGAAAGGACCTCCAGGACACCCTGATCGACGACAGCGCCCTGCCCACGGCCGAGCCCGACCCGCTCGCGGGGCCGTTCGCGCACGTCGTCGTGGACGAGGCCCAGGAGCTCACCGACGCGGAGTGGCAGATGCTGCTGCTGCGCTGCCCCTCGCGCAGCTTCACCATCGTCGGCGACCGCGCCCAGGCCAGGCACGGATTCACCGAGTCGTGGACCGAACGCCTGGAGCGGATCGGACTCGACCGGGCCGAGGTGGCCTCCCTGAGCATCAACTACCGCACCCCTCAAGAGGTGATGACGGAGGCCGAACCGGTCATTCGCGCCGCCCTGCCCGACGCCAACGTGCCGGCCTCCGTGCGCGGCAGCGGCATTCCGGTCGCTCACGGGTCCGTCGCGGACCTGGACTCGGTCCTGGAGACCTGGCTCGCCGCGCACGCGGACGGGATCGCCTGCGTGATCGGAGATCCCGGTTTCCGTGCCACGGCCCGGGTGCGGTCGCTCAGCCCGGAGCTGTCCAAGGGGCTCGAATTCGACCTGGTGGTCCTCGTCGACCCGGAGGGGTTCGGCACCGGCATCGAGGGGGCCGTCGACCGCTATGTCGCGATGACCAGGGCGACCCAGCGGCTCGTGGTGTTGACGTCCTGA
- a CDS encoding polysaccharide deacetylase family protein: MTRARRFRAALAGLLAAGALLGPLAGCSEPTAPVAPFKRLGRKAAQHAVPPPGSDARTVAARRWGLAAPLAPAPRPVAPRGGPGVPFVVDRVPVRAKVVFLTFDDGPVTDPAFPRMIRDLKLPVALFLTGADGGAGADRGAGSGRGTDLDRGADLDRGADLDRGVAPAADAGTAADTGAAAAAVSARARIDALRALGAGIYNHTLGHPDLRTLTYGRQRAEICGQQDRLAARYGRRPRLFRPPYGSYDARTVRAAKECGLSAMVLARVTMTADGLRYAEGARVLRPGDIVRAELRGPGRSAGLTRMTTQVLEHIRSRGFTVGRIEDYL; the protein is encoded by the coding sequence GTGACGCGGGCGCGCCGGTTCCGGGCCGCCCTGGCCGGACTGCTCGCGGCCGGCGCGCTGCTCGGGCCGCTGGCCGGGTGCTCGGAACCGACCGCGCCCGTCGCCCCGTTCAAACGGCTCGGGCGCAAGGCCGCCCAGCACGCCGTGCCGCCCCCCGGGTCGGACGCGCGCACGGTCGCCGCCCGGCGCTGGGGCCTCGCCGCCCCCCTGGCGCCCGCGCCCCGGCCGGTGGCGCCCCGGGGCGGGCCCGGGGTGCCCTTCGTCGTCGACCGCGTCCCGGTGCGGGCCAAGGTCGTGTTCCTGACCTTCGACGACGGGCCGGTCACGGACCCCGCCTTCCCCCGCATGATCCGCGACCTCAAGCTGCCCGTCGCCCTGTTCCTCACCGGCGCCGACGGGGGTGCCGGGGCGGACCGGGGTGCCGGTTCCGGCCGGGGTACCGATCTTGACCGGGGTGCCGACCTCGACCGGGGTGCCGACCTCGACCGGGGTGTCGCTCCCGCCGCCGACGCCGGTACCGCCGCCGACACCGGTGCGGCGGCCGCCGCCGTGTCCGCCCGCGCCCGGATCGACGCCCTGCGCGCCCTGGGTGCCGGGATCTACAACCACACCCTCGGCCACCCCGATCTGCGGACCCTGACCTACGGGCGCCAGCGGGCGGAGATCTGCGGCCAGCAGGACCGGCTGGCCGCGCGCTACGGGCGGCGCCCGAGACTGTTCCGGCCGCCGTACGGGTCCTACGACGCGCGCACCGTACGCGCCGCGAAGGAGTGTGGGCTGAGCGCGATGGTGCTGGCCCGCGTCACGATGACGGCCGACGGCCTGCGGTACGCCGAGGGCGCCCGGGTCCTGCGTCCCGGTGACATCGTGCGGGCCGAGCTGCGGGGACCCGGCCGGAGCGCCGGCCTCACCCGCATGACCACGCAGGTCCTTGAACACATCCGGTCGCGGGGTTTCACCGTGGGCCGCATCGAGGACTATCTCTGA
- the tsaE gene encoding tRNA (adenosine(37)-N6)-threonylcarbamoyltransferase complex ATPase subunit type 1 TsaE, with protein sequence MEAPHSSPAADAGTILTLDSPSEMQELGRRIAKLLRPGDLVMLTGELGAGKTTLTRGLGEGLGVRGAVTSPTFVIARVHPSLVGGPALVHVDAYRLGGGLDEMEDLDLDVELPESVVVVEWGEGKVEELSDDRLQVLIDRAVGESDDDRRTVTVTGIGSRWAGAGVENL encoded by the coding sequence ATGGAAGCACCGCACAGCAGCCCGGCGGCTGACGCCGGCACCATCCTCACCCTCGACTCACCTTCCGAAATGCAGGAGTTGGGGCGCCGCATCGCCAAACTGCTCCGCCCCGGCGACCTCGTGATGCTCACCGGGGAGCTCGGCGCCGGGAAGACGACCCTGACCCGCGGTCTCGGCGAGGGCCTCGGCGTGCGCGGCGCCGTGACCTCGCCCACCTTCGTCATCGCCCGGGTCCACCCCTCGCTCGTCGGCGGCCCCGCCCTCGTGCACGTGGACGCCTACCGGCTCGGCGGAGGGCTCGACGAGATGGAGGACCTCGACCTCGACGTGGAGCTGCCCGAGTCCGTGGTGGTCGTCGAATGGGGCGAGGGCAAGGTCGAGGAGCTCTCCGACGACCGGCTCCAGGTGCTCATCGACCGGGCCGTGGGCGAGAGCGACGACGACCGCAGGACGGTGACCGTCACCGGAATCGGATCCCGCTGGGCGGGCGCCGGGGTCGAGAATCTCTGA
- the tsaB gene encoding tRNA (adenosine(37)-N6)-threonylcarbamoyltransferase complex dimerization subunit type 1 TsaB produces the protein MLLLAVDTATPAVTVALHDGSSVVAEARQIDARRHGELLLPAVHRVLAEAGLALDTVTDLVVGVGPGPYTGLRVGLVTAATFGSVLGVPVHGLCTLDGLAYASGIEGPFVVATDARRKEVYWARYDDFRTRAGDPGVDRPADIAEELSGLPVVGQGAVLYPEAFPKALGPEHQSAGALASLAAEKLAEGTPFLPPTPLYLRRPDAQVPKNYKVVTPK, from the coding sequence GTGCTCTTGCTCGCCGTTGATACCGCCACCCCCGCCGTCACCGTCGCCCTGCACGACGGCTCCTCCGTCGTCGCCGAGGCCCGCCAGATCGACGCCCGCCGGCACGGGGAACTGCTGCTGCCCGCCGTCCACCGGGTGCTCGCCGAGGCCGGTCTCGCCCTGGACACCGTGACGGACCTGGTCGTCGGGGTCGGTCCCGGCCCCTACACCGGACTGCGCGTCGGCCTGGTCACCGCCGCGACCTTCGGCTCGGTGCTCGGCGTGCCCGTCCACGGTCTGTGCACCCTGGACGGACTCGCCTACGCCTCCGGCATCGAAGGACCGTTCGTCGTCGCCACGGACGCCCGCCGCAAGGAGGTCTACTGGGCCCGCTACGACGACTTCCGTACGCGCGCGGGCGATCCCGGGGTCGACCGGCCCGCCGACATCGCGGAGGAGCTGAGCGGCCTGCCCGTCGTCGGCCAGGGCGCGGTGCTCTACCCGGAGGCGTTCCCGAAGGCGCTCGGCCCCGAGCACCAGTCGGCCGGCGCGCTCGCCTCGCTCGCCGCCGAGAAGCTCGCCGAGGGCACGCCCTTCCTGCCGCCGACGCCGCTGTACCTGCGCCGGCCGGACGCGCAGGTGCCCAAGAACTACAAGGTGGTCACCCCGAAGTGA